From Nicotiana tabacum cultivar K326 chromosome 22, ASM71507v2, whole genome shotgun sequence, one genomic window encodes:
- the LOC107775837 gene encoding SURP and G-patch domain-containing protein 1-like protein, which yields MEKATDSSLFVNDGSFMERFKQLQQEKETEKVKTASSKESKTASSILGSSTPKAVINKPSFELKANASRKTTTAPSGGKLAFSLKQKSKIAAPSVKLGDDEDEDEKDAGNSSGDGPIKRQRVAEPGALHQPVRQIDVAPNPPSDPTVKKVADKLASFVAKNGRQFEHITRQKNPGDTPFKFLFDESCPDYKYYEYRLSEEERALSQTTDAQTSLSGVTSTATPSSTSSSHRSHQQHSNYQIPASALYGAAENTSSSDSAGKSGHPSGPSGSDPISMMEYYMKKAAEEEKLRPYKSSKDEMPPPASLQAPGKKGHHMGDYIPPEELAKFLSTCNDVAARKAAIEAAERSKIQADNIGHKLLSKMGWKEGEGLGSSKSGIADPITAGNVKSNNLGVGASQPGEVTPEDDIYEQYKKRMMLGYKYRPNPLNNPRKAYY from the exons ATGGAGAAAGCAACAGATTCTAGCTTATTTGTCAATGATGGTTCTTTCATGGAGAGGTTCAAACAGCTCCAACAGGAGAAGGAAACGGAAAAGGTGAAGACTGCCTCTTCAAAAGAGTCTAAGACAGCTTCCAGTATATTGGGATCGTCAACTCCGAAGGCCGTCATTAATAAACCAAGCTTTGAATTAAAAGCTAATGCATCACGGAAAACTACTACAGCTCCTTCAGGTGGGAAACTTGCATTCAGCCTGAAACAGAAGTCCAAAATCGCTGCACCTTCTGTTAAGCTAGGTGACGATGAGGATGAGGATGAAAAAGATGCTGGGAATTCTTCAGGAGATGGGCCAATTAAACGGCAGAGGGTGGCAGAACCTGGTGCTCTGCACCAGCCTGTTAGACAAATTGATGTTG CACCAAATCCTCCAAGTGATCCAACAGTGAAGAAAGTTGCAGACAAGTTAGCAAGTTTTGTGGCCAAGAATGGAAGGCAGTTTGAGCATATCACACGCCAAAAGAATCCAGGAGACACTCCATTTAA GTTCTTGTTTGATGAAAGCTGTCCTGATTACAAATACTATGAATATCGACTTAGTGAAGAGGAAAGGGCTCTATCACAGACTACGGATGCCCAAACATCCCTTAGTG GTGTTACTAGCACTGCTACTCCTAGTTCAACGAGTAGTTCTCATAGGTCACATCAGCAGCATTCAAATTACCAAATTCCTGCATCAGCATTATATGGAGCAGCGGAGAATACAAGTTCTTCAGATTCAGCTGGAAAATCTG GTCATCCAAGCGGTCCATCGGGGTCAGATCCAATATCAATGATGGAATATTACATGAAGAAGGCTGCAGAAGAAGAGAAGCTGAGACCATACAAATCTTCAAAAGATGAGATGCCTCCGCCTGCTTCTCTCCAAG CTCCAGGAAAGAAGGGGCATCATATGGGAGACTATATCCCGCCTGAAGAGCTTGCTAAGTTTTTGTCTACCTGCAATGATGTAGCTGCTCGGAAAGCTGCCATAGAGGCTGCAGAAAGGTCGAAAATACAAGCTGATAATATTGGCCACAAACTTCTGTCTAAAATGGGTTGGAAAGAAG GTGAAGGACTAGGGAGCTCTAAAAGTGGTATTGCAGATCCAATCACGGCCGGCAAtgtaaaatcaaataatttagGAGTTGGTGCTTCCCAACCCGGGGAGGTAACTCCAGAAGATGATATCTATGAGCAATATAAGAAACGAATGATGCTAGGCTACAAGTACAGGCCAAATCCGTTG AACAATCCTCGGAAAGCATACTACTGA